In a single window of the Oryctolagus cuniculus chromosome 2, mOryCun1.1, whole genome shotgun sequence genome:
- the LOC138842996 gene encoding sulfotransferase 1C4-like: MAENSKFDEIPRITVDYMRGILLPTATCDTWDLIWNFQAKPDDLLISTYPKAGTTWTQEIVDLIQNEGDVEMSKRAPSYIRFPFIEYVMPSIGSGLEQANAMPSPRNLKTHLPIELLPPSFLENNCKIIYVARNAKDIVVSYYHFQRMNKGLPDPGTWEEYFENFLAGKVCWGSWHDHVKGWWKAKDQHNILYLFYEEMKKNPKQEIQKLAEFIGKKLDDNVLDTIVHHTSFDVMKQNPMANYSSLPTEFMNHAISPFMRKGTVGDWKHHFTVAQNERFNEDYKKKMADTSLAFHFQF; this comes from the exons ATGGCAGAGAATTCAAAATTTGATGAAATACCACGCATAACTGTTGACTACATGAGAGGAATTCTTCTACCCacagccacctgtgacacctgggATCTGATCTGGAACTTCCAAGCCAAGCCTGATGACCTGCTGATTTCTACCTATCCTAAAGCAG GAACAACATGGACTCAGGAGATAGTGGACCTAATACAAAATGAAGGTGACGTTGAGATGAGTAAACGAGCACCCAGTTATATACGGTTTCCTTTCATCGAGTACGTAATGCCTTCCATAGGATCTG GTTTGGAACAAGCTAATGCAATGCCCTCACCACGGAACCTGAAAACACATCTTCCCATCGAGTTGCTGCCACCATCCTTCCTAGAGAACAACTGTAAG ATCATCTATGTGGCAAGGAATGCCAAGGACATTGTGGTATCCTATTATCATTTCCAAAGAATGAATAAAGGACTTCCTGATCCAGGAACATGGGAAGAATACTTTGAGAATTTCCTGGCTGGGAAAG TGTGCTGGGGCTCCTGGCATGACCATGTgaaaggatggtggaaagccaaAGACCAACACAACATTCTCTACCTCTTCTACGAAGAAATGAAGAAG AATCCAAAGCAGGAAATTCAGAAGCTGGCAGAATTTATTGGGAAGAAACTAGATGACAACGTTCTAGATACAATTGTCCATCACACCTCATTCGATGTCATGAAGCAGAATCCAATGGCAAACTATTCATCACTTCCTACTGAATTTATGAACCACGCCATTTCTCCATTCATGAGAAAAG GGACAGTGGGAGACTGGAAGCACCACTTCACTGTGGCCCAGAATGAGAGGTTCAATGAAGACTACAAGAAGAAAATGGCTGACACCAGCCTCgctttccacttccaattctag